From Clarias gariepinus isolate MV-2021 ecotype Netherlands chromosome 1, CGAR_prim_01v2, whole genome shotgun sequence:
atgATACCCGAGACAGGaaacagctttttattttaaaatgaaaaacaaacaaatacagcaTGTATGGACCGTTATCCCAGACGTTCAAGTCACCTGAATAGTAGCACATAAGTAGGTCTGGTGTGGAGGCGGAGTAAAATGAAATGGATTCAGTCATGATGAAAAACTAATGATGATTTCTGGATGATCTTGATCAAACGTGAGAGATGCAAAAGCTTTATTTGTGGATGGCTGCAACTAGAAACAAATGGCCTACACATCCAAAGACCCATTTCTTAGCTAGTTGGGACTGGTTTAGATGAGGATCAGGTTTAATGGTATGTATAAAGgcccagtcaaaagtttggacacacctgcTCATTGATTATTTACTATTGTCTAGATTTTAGAATAAGACTGAATAATCATCAATCAAGTATGCAATGAGACCTATTGATTTAAATAGTAaaccattataaaaaaaaaaaaaacaggttcttCAAAATAACCACTATTGGCAGCCATCTGTGGGAACCTCCTCAAGACGGTTAAAAAATCATTCTGGGTTGAAAGAATCCATCTATATTCGCAAGGAATATCATTGGGAATTCTGGGCAAGCGGACATCCTAAACTGGGTGCGAACCCATGGCAGGACACCAGTATACATgctcacacaatcacacactatgggcaatttgaaaacaccaattaaaTTTGTTGGAtggtggaaggaaaccagagtcccctgaggaaacccagcaagcttGGAGGGAAACATGTAacttccataaataaaaataataatctgatttGATTACTCTTTTTTCcttactacatacagtatttccaCGTATTCCAGTATTGCTCAACAAAGTATTTCATGAGTGGGTGTGTCCAAACTGGTGAGGTCACTAGGGTTTCCATAGAGTCCAAGACAAATATAGCCATATACAGTAGCTGCTGGTATTTACTCGTGTTGAATAAAATCATTTTGCCTTCACAATTCCACTtatattatttatcttattCTAATTGTTATTAAGAGAATCAAAATGTTTATTGGACAAAACTATACAAGAATTAGAAGTTTAACCACAACCATAAAAGCTGAAGCTAAACACTGGCTTGGATTTCCTTCTAGCCGTTCCTTTTTCATTAGAacaaccttgttttttttcttcttttttcatttacgTCAGTTTAAAAGTGTCCactatttgtaaatatttcacCACACATTtgttgtcttaaaaaaaaaaaaaaaattggggggttGTCTGAATAAGATCTGAGTTATATAAacacaatactgtgcaaaagtcttaggcactgTAGTACTTATCTTTAGTACACATTTTATATGTGTTCATCATGTctgtattattatgtacaaaaccatttaatatttacaaGCATGACCAGGTTTAAGTGGAGgggagaagagaaaaaagtaaaaaaaataaaaaaaggttaaacctccagggttttgcatgaaaatagaaaggtgCGAGTGTGACAGTTAGCAGAAGAACTcattctccagcacactcagtaaaacctaacagctgttttatttcTAGTATTTTATAAACGTCATGGGATCAAACAAAACATATACCATAAGCAAAgatgcttaaaataaaataaaccaatgaaatataatataatgatcactaaagtgtaataaaacaaacacggtcagtatctggtgtgacaaataatcagtagtgttaaatacagatttgtgcagttttataaataaaacagctggGAGAAACAGAAAATATGCTTTCTTTACatgcatgcaaatattcttctgtaatgttatttattcattttaaatgtatttctggAAATATTGAATTGTTTTGTACATATtcatgcagacatgataaacatgtacGTATAACACAATCTGCATCAGTGCCTAAGACTTGTACACAGTACTATATTTCATTGCCCTCgccaatatatacagtaataatgtaccAGCGATGTAATACAGTAGAATTCTTTGTACATCAGTAGCTGTGACGAGAAAACAAATGCAACCCCTTTTAAAAACTGATTCTGTATCAGGCCCAAGCAAATCGTACACTCAGTTCCAAGCAGGGTTTGGGAAGGAGTCGATCTGTATGGTCTCCTGACAGACCGTTCCCTGATTGGAGTACGACACCCGAACTCGCATCTTTAGGCTCGCCTGTGAACGGACATAGAAGAAATATGGTTTACATCCATCAAGCAGCCTGATTCATCaaacaaatgaattaaaaaaataataaaatcagcctGGATAACAACTCACCTTGTTGGTAGTGTTGAGTAGAACAGTCTGAGTGACCGTACCACCATTCTGTGCAGGAATCACGTCACCACTTGGAGCCTTCATCTGAAGCTGCACACTCTGTCAAAGAAACCCATTGAGACAGATCATGTTTTCTAAATCAACATAGTCTGGCATATAGTTTGTACAATCCTAACATTGTCTTCATTCAAGAGCACACTGGTTCAGTTTGTTCCTCAAGCTCACAAAAGGGGCAGTGGAGGCTCAGTGGGTTAATGCTCAAACCACTTTCTTCActaagctgccactgttggggccCTTGAGAAAGGCCCTAAACTATGTCTGCTCTAAGGGTGCTGCATCATGACCAAAATCAAGGTGCAACTCCAATACAGCAGGAATTTATTGAACTACCACTCCAAAGTGCTTCTACCATGACTTCTAAACATTGGCTGAGCAAAACTGCCTTTAACCCTAAGGGTGCTGAAGTTTTGAGACCATCTTCTCCTGAGTCAGAGCTTTGCTTCCCTAACTGCATTTACAGTACTACAGCCTATCCATCTGCTCAGATCTCCTAAATGTCTCAACTGAATTTGATGGGTTGTTTGTGATCTTGTTGTCTGTGATTGTCCGGAGGACAATAAGTGAAAAACAGAATGGACGAGTTATGGAAAAGTCCTTTATTATAGTAGTTTAGATCTTTCCTTTAAAGGGAGGCCCTCCTGAATGCGCTAAGCTCCCAGTGGAAGGCCAACCTGCCAATCCTGCCAAACACAATCACTTACCAAACAAACTGGGTATGAAAGGTCTAAATTAGGTAATAATGTACAGTTTTTAAAAGTATAAGATAcagtttgaaaaaaatcttAGGTACCTTAGGTACCGCTGCTTGTAGGGTAAAGTTGGTGACATCACTCTGCGTGGAGTTAGAAGCAGTAAAAGTGACCGTGATGCCAGTTTCTGTCTCACTGTCACACTGAAGTTTCAGGCTCACTCCTCCGTTATCGTACACCGTCACACTAggagcttaaaaaaaacaaaacaaaaccctcGCTAAATTATTTGCTGCTATAATACAAaatgcgttcaagtcaaactaggactttgGATTTTgctgaataacagaacacagtcatgAGAGTATCTGACTAATCAGAttgcctgctttatgtctgaaacactggcctcccaggaactcttataatggcccaaatatgtggaaatgccttgaagcgaggtcaggactgtacgagggATGTGGCTccaactcccagccgagtttctgtaatgtgcaagtggcgttggtgaatgatcgtgtgtacagttcctacagacagatTGCGACAATTTATCTGTTGATTTTACAGGATCAGGCGTTTCACTCGCTGAAAATTCAGCTTTCGTCATTCAAGGACGtgcggccttctttaaaatgtttgcaccagtCAAATGGTTTACTGcgattaagagtctcatcaccgtactgtgcttgtactcttctgtaaatgttaatcagtTATACGGCTTCATTAATAAGAgtgttcatcacaagtcccggtttgatttgaacacccctcgtatttACATAACAGCTCCAAATGCATCTTTGCGAGAAGTTTTAAGTATTGGGTATTATGCTACAAATCCTTAGAAGCAGATTTTTATATATGCCAGAACATGGCTAATTCTAGTCTATAAACTCACCAGATGTGGCCTCTAGACCTCCCAGCAAATCCAGCAGGTTTTCACTCGCATTTGAACTGGTAGAGCTCGGCATCTTGatgaggttgttgttgttgtttacgcCGCTTTCCTGGACAGGCGGACCGGTTTCACCCAGCAAGTCCAAAAGGTCACACACCTAAAAACCATGCCGGAGTCCGTTTCATTCCTGTCGTCCGTCACGGAGGGTAGcaacaaatcaaacaaaaatacaatttgaaATACCTGATTTGCTGGTTCCAGAGGCAAAACCGACACTCCGGCAAGAGGCTTGCGCTGATCCGAACCTTCACTAGACTCCCTGATTAGATCTCCGTTGGTGGACGCAGGCACGTTCTTATCAACCACTGGCATCCTCTCCAACACAGCAGCCCTGTCCGGAGGGCAGACGAATCATACGCATTATATATACTACTACGCAGGGTACGACATCGACTGCAACGGCATACTGGCAGACGTGCAAAGCATGCAGTTATCAATAAACTCGAATGTTGATCATACAGAATAAGACCTTATGTGGTCATATTTTTTGAAGAGGGCGTTGTATTCCACGGCTCTCTGCTGCAGCTCCAGATCGATGCAGCTGCCGTAGATACTGACGATACTCCTGATTCGGcttggagagagaaagagagagaaaaagaaaatgctttaaTGACACGAATAACTATTAATGAAATaggtgcattttaaaataatagctgACTCTTACTCCACATTAGATGTGATGCGGGTACTCAGCTTCATGATGGCAGTTAATGCGAAGCCCCTGGTTGCTGACCATGACATGTGTGACTGTAAGACTGTTTCCAAGGCATCAAGGACATCATCCTCTGTTATCTTGTACCGAAGAACAAAGATGGGCATTAAAGATAAAGGtaacttgattaaaaaaaaaaaaaaagtaaaaatcttataataaatgaatgaatgatgaagaCAGACACACTGCTCTACCTGAATGGGTTCGATGTCATCGCACTCTCCTTTCAGCAGCAGGTCCCCGTACTCACCTATACACCAGCAGGCAACCTGAACCAGAGATTGCTGAAAGATAACAAGCACAgaatgtctctcacacacacacacacacacaatacctgTCCAAGGTGTAAACTAAACCGTGCATTTATTaacactttttcatttatttatttattttttacaaatacataTGACCTTTAACCCCAAATTTTAGGTTTATTTGCCATTTCTTTTTGGATTTTTCCCCAATTTtcccccctaatttagtcatatccAATTTCTCCCcaccactagggggctccacattaaggctactactaccactcagtcgagagggctgaagactatcatgtgtttcccctgaaccacgtgacgccagtcgaccacatcttttcgaactgctaactcacgcaccgttgagggtggcgtaacacactcggagaacAGTGCTATCTGCTctttccgcttgcgtgagctcacagatgtctctgattggctgtagagccgtgattaatgtgagagcattaagtacctctcatccctcccctcatCCCTCTAGACCTCCgactgcgagaggttacagcatcatgggaatcaaaccagcgatctctggatgatagggcgagcactttatgACTGCGCTACTCAGAGGCCAAAGTTGGCACTGTTAATCAGAGcattcagccttttttttttgcattacagtaaaacctcggattgcgagtaacgcggtttgcgagtgttccgtaAGACGACcaaagttttttaaaacattttgccttcaaaacgagcaagtctgggtttacgagtactgagtatcatgtatcacgcatgtgcttcttgttttgacgcgtagtgtcacgtgatcacaactggaCCAACAGGTTTTCTCTTTCTTActctgtggaattgtgggtaatcgtctcccctgctgggtcttagtctCTTACTGGTGTAATTAACATccatgcacgcatgtactgtttactataacactgtgaccatgtgtgtgtgtgtaaaacataatttattttgtgtttaaaagcgtgtgtgtacaacgcgcgtgtactgtttcttataacacatgtgtgtgagcacgtgtaaagcaaaagaaagtctcattagaggttaaaattccagagtgtgaatcggcacggtgtcaaattacgtgcgtgcacacacataacgacaggcctCTTAcgttagcttcacacacactcactcacacacgctTCACTTATTCTGCATAaccagaaacacttatctgttgggatttattcttacttatatattttttaaaaggtaaagtgcaggtttttttttttttttttactttatattttgtattaattatttttatgtatttattttttgagctgtggaatgaataatttgagtttgcattatttcttatgggaaaatttgctttgatttactagtgttttgaaatacgagcccactttcaGAACGAATTAtcctcataatccaaggttccttTGTACTATGttttcataaatatatatatagggctcaCGATTGTCAAATAAAGAGCGACATGTACTTATTTTCAGCCCACCCTAGGCAATGTGAAGAACTAAATTTTTTATATCACATCATCATAAgctctttttattctttttatgccAACTGCCATCCACTGCATTTACTGCCATAAGGACACCGCTCTCGCGGTAGCAGATTAAACAGGTACAGAAGCAGTAGCGTGAGAGGGAACTGTCCGACTGCGGATGGATGGTTCTCTcggacagatttttaaaaagagtaGACAAAAATGCTTGAGCAGGTTTCATCTTTACCTGTGAAATGTCTGCAATTAGTGCTCTGTAAAGTTTATGAACTGTGTAGCAGTGGAGCTTGGACGCTGTTGCGATGAGCTGAACTAGGTTGGGCACGGTCTCGTCTCTGACATCACTTCCTGCCTGTATGAACAAAAACATTTCGATGTTTTGGAgtacaatattaaaacaaatacatttgcaGTAGGTTTAACAGATAATTTCGTGGTTATttagagaagaaagaaaaaagaaaaaaaatttaaaactctGATTATTTTGACCTAAGGTTAATTGAACAGAATTTTGAGGAGATTTACCGTGACGAGGACAAGCAGGATGGTGTCGATGTGCCAGCGCTGAGACGGAGCGTACCTGACAGAGACATAGAGAGAAAGACCTAGCGTTGTGACACAGCTAACACACAATAAAAGAGTTGTCCTGCATGATCACAAAgttaagagagaaagagaggggagtTTTCCTGGAGCTCTCACTGTGACCACAGAGACATATTAAACTTGGCGAACAGAGAGATGTATTCGGTGACACCGCGGTGCGTGGCATTCAGTGGGGCATGTACATGTGCGACGTACTGTATATCAGGAGATGGCTTGTGGTGGAGCGGTACCTTTCAGCTGTGTTGAATATGCCAGACGCTGTGTTCGCTCGCAGTTCAGGAGGACAGGTGGAGAGGAAAGCGAGCAGCTCTTTCATCATGGTGCGGATGTTCGCCGCGGTTACTAAAGCTAGGGACAGCTCCAAAGCGCGACTGGAAACGAGAAGGCAAAAGATTATCTTAAAGACAAAGATCGGCACTTATGATTTCTTTTTGTCCTCAAAAACGGatcaattattaataataacctgCATACTGGGATAAAacttcaagtcaaaccgggactaatataacaacaaaataacaacataGTTATAAgagtctgaaatgctggcctcccaggaactcctttaatgacccaaacatgtggctCGGAGCGAGGTCAAGACTGTACAGTTGAATGATTACGTGCACAGTTTCTACAGACAGATTGACGATTCAGgagaaagtcccggtttgacttgaacggctcTTGTATGTAGATCCTACCGTTTAACTGAGGCATCCTGGTCCTTCAGGCAGTCCACAATAGTACCCCTGTGTCTCTGCACTGCATTGTGATCCGTCTGAACAATCTTCTGGAGTGATGTCATCGATATATAGCTGTGAAACCCATGTGAAAATTTTATAATAAGACAACTAAAACCATATTTTCATGGATTTGTATGTACTTTAACACACTGATTCAGGGTATGCACACCCCCTGGAAGACTGCATTTGTCAAAACCCTCAGATTGCATGCATGTGCTTTTTAGGTGGCATTTTACACAtccaaataaaactgaaatgtgTCAGTTAGGCCTGAATGGGAATCAGTGTCAACCGTCGGTCTGAACAGGTGCCTAAAAGGGAGCAGCTGATGAAAGCGGACAGTCCTGTTAGGCCTGATTGTTCTTGCGTAACCGCCATGATTAGCCCTta
This genomic window contains:
- the ap1g2 gene encoding AP-1 complex subunit gamma-like 2: MAPSVRLQEMIRAIRSARTQAEERAVIQRECAAIRAQFRQTDTEGRFHNLAKLLYVHMLGYPAHFGQMECVHMIASSRYSEKRIGYLGAMMLLDEKQDASLLITNSIKNDLSQNNQHVQSLALCTLACMGSAEMCRDLAPEIERLLRSSSSYIRKKAALCAVHIVRKIPDLGEMFTPVAGSLLTERNHGVLHGTIVLITELCDRNPDTLAQFRKSVPQLVQIMKDLITSGYSPEHNIAGVSDPFLQIRILRLLRILGRNNDGASDLMNDLLAQVATNTDSSKTAGSAVLYETVLTILDIKSESGLRVLAVNILGRFLLNNDRNIRYISMTSLQKIVQTDHNAVQRHRGTIVDCLKDQDASVKRRALELSLALVTAANIRTMMKELLAFLSTCPPELRANTASGIFNTAERYAPSQRWHIDTILLVLVTAGSDVRDETVPNLVQLIATASKLHCYTVHKLYRALIADISQQSLVQVACWCIGEYGDLLLKGECDDIEPIQITEDDVLDALETVLQSHMSWSATRGFALTAIMKLSTRITSNVDRIRSIVSIYGSCIDLELQQRAVEYNALFKKYDHIRAAVLERMPVVDKNVPASTNGDLIRESSEGSDQRKPLAGVSVLPLEPANQVCDLLDLLGETGPPVQESGVNNNNNLIKMPSSTSSNASENLLDLLGGLEATSAPSVTVYDNGGVSLKLQCDSETETGITVTFTASNSTQSDVTNFTLQAAVPKSVQLQMKAPSGDVIPAQNGGTVTQTVLLNTTNKASLKMRVRVSYSNQGTVCQETIQIDSFPNPAWN